In the Acidovorax sp. A79 genome, one interval contains:
- a CDS encoding pilus assembly protein PilP has product MTSYKLTGLVFVSLLLGGCGTSGDEELRQWMSELRATTKPRVTPLTEPKQFIPQAYSMDSGVEPFNAVKLTQALRRESTQSTSNAALIAPEMARRKEPLEAYPLDVMAMVGSLDKKGMPTALLKVDKLLYQVRVGNYVGQNYGKITKITENSIQLREIVQDATGDWIERAVSLDLQEGKK; this is encoded by the coding sequence ATGACGTCTTATAAACTGACTGGGTTGGTTTTCGTCTCTTTATTATTGGGCGGCTGTGGAACATCGGGCGACGAAGAGTTGCGCCAATGGATGTCTGAATTGCGCGCGACAACCAAGCCTCGCGTTACTCCGTTGACCGAACCGAAGCAATTCATTCCTCAGGCCTATTCGATGGATTCGGGCGTGGAGCCTTTTAACGCGGTGAAATTGACGCAGGCGCTACGCCGAGAGTCTACGCAATCTACCTCAAACGCCGCTCTCATCGCGCCAGAGATGGCTAGACGAAAAGAGCCGCTCGAGGCTTATCCGTTGGATGTCATGGCCATGGTTGGTAGCCTGGATAAGAAAGGAATGCCTACCGCACTTTTAAAGGTTGACAAGTTACTTTATCAGGTGCGGGTCGGAAACTATGTCGGACAAAATTACGGGAAAATAACAAAAATAACCGAAAATTCAATTCAACTGCGAGAGATCGTGCAAGACGCTACAGGTGACTGGATTGAGCGCGCAGTTTCACTGGATCTGCAAGAGGGCAAAAAATGA
- the pilQ gene encoding type IV pilus secretin PilQ, which translates to MKYSKAYIVKICRIAIGFSIAILAPLEVLADTVIRSVTGSVQNGVDVIRIDFLEPLKEIPTGFSIQTPPRIALDFPGASNAIGKNSIEVGQGNVKSVNIVQAGDRSRVVLNLKQSTSYQAEIQGSSLLISLVTAASTYSSSQPAQALTFSDSSNNDVQALKDVDFRRGSDGSGRVIVMLPSSQVGVDIRQQGKGLVVDFLKSSLPEGLRRRLDVGDFGTLVQAITTVQQGERVRMTIDPVGDWEHSAYQSDSQFVVEIRQKKVDLNKLTQGPGFSGEKLSLNFQNIEVRSLLQVIADFTNFNIVTSDTVSGSLTLRLKDVPWDQALQIIMDAKGLGMRKSGTVLWIAPKDEIDDRTKKDYEAALAIQKLEPLRTQAYQMNYAKAVDMVTQLTTSSGGSGGTSNRFLSERGSAIAEPRTNQLFVTDTPSKLEEVRQLLATLDVAVRQVMIEARIVEASDTFGRSLGVRLGATDLRANRGGTGGYNIGGGNSVAFGTSYSNAVASSGAGGTANTLGNFVNLPAQAQGGFDPASFAISIFNSAANRFLNLEISAMEADGKGKIVSSPRVVTADQTKASIEQGTEFPYPVTAPNGGTVIAFKKAVLKLEVLPQITPEGNIILDLDVNKDSPGEILQNVRAINTKHIKTQVLVENGGTVVIGGIFELFEDDAEAKVPFLGDIPGVGNLFKTKTKQANKQEMLIFITPKVITERAAVR; encoded by the coding sequence ATGAAATACTCGAAAGCTTACATAGTAAAAATTTGTCGAATTGCGATTGGGTTCTCAATCGCTATTCTGGCTCCTCTTGAGGTTCTTGCAGATACTGTTATCCGTTCTGTGACGGGGAGCGTGCAGAACGGTGTGGATGTGATACGTATTGATTTTTTGGAGCCTCTTAAGGAAATCCCAACAGGCTTTTCAATTCAAACGCCGCCGCGCATTGCCTTGGATTTTCCTGGTGCATCGAATGCAATCGGAAAAAACAGTATCGAAGTCGGCCAGGGGAATGTAAAATCTGTAAATATAGTTCAAGCTGGTGATAGATCTCGGGTCGTTCTTAATTTGAAGCAATCGACATCCTATCAAGCTGAAATCCAAGGAAGCTCGTTGTTGATTTCTTTGGTAACAGCTGCTTCAACGTATTCTTCATCTCAGCCTGCTCAGGCGCTAACGTTTTCAGATTCTTCAAATAATGATGTTCAGGCATTAAAAGACGTGGATTTCAGGCGAGGAAGCGATGGTTCCGGACGGGTCATCGTGATGCTTCCATCCAGTCAGGTTGGGGTTGATATACGCCAACAGGGCAAGGGCTTAGTCGTAGATTTTCTGAAATCTTCGTTGCCCGAAGGTCTGCGCCGTCGATTAGATGTGGGGGATTTTGGTACACTTGTGCAGGCCATTACAACCGTACAGCAAGGTGAAAGAGTGCGGATGACGATCGATCCCGTCGGCGATTGGGAGCACAGTGCATATCAAAGTGATAGCCAGTTTGTAGTTGAAATTCGTCAAAAGAAAGTGGATTTGAACAAGCTCACCCAAGGCCCTGGATTTAGTGGGGAGAAGCTGTCTCTCAATTTTCAGAATATTGAAGTCCGCTCACTTTTGCAAGTAATAGCTGATTTTACAAATTTCAATATTGTAACCTCCGACACTGTTTCGGGTTCACTGACCCTTCGCTTGAAGGATGTGCCGTGGGACCAAGCACTGCAAATCATCATGGATGCCAAGGGTCTTGGCATGCGCAAGTCAGGAACGGTTTTGTGGATCGCCCCTAAGGACGAGATTGATGACCGTACAAAGAAGGACTATGAAGCTGCATTGGCAATTCAAAAGCTTGAGCCTCTGAGAACCCAAGCATATCAAATGAACTATGCCAAGGCTGTGGATATGGTGACCCAGCTCACAACCTCCAGTGGAGGGAGTGGTGGTACTTCAAATAGATTCCTGTCGGAGCGTGGTAGCGCCATCGCAGAACCTCGAACCAATCAGCTGTTTGTGACCGATACGCCCAGCAAACTAGAAGAGGTTCGTCAATTGCTCGCAACTCTGGATGTCGCCGTTCGGCAAGTGATGATTGAGGCTCGAATCGTTGAAGCCTCTGATACATTTGGGCGCTCGTTGGGAGTTCGGTTGGGGGCAACGGACCTGCGCGCAAACAGAGGTGGGACAGGTGGGTATAATATTGGCGGTGGTAATAGCGTAGCTTTCGGTACCAGTTATAGTAACGCGGTCGCTTCATCCGGAGCGGGTGGAACTGCAAATACGCTGGGTAATTTTGTCAATCTTCCCGCTCAAGCGCAGGGTGGTTTTGACCCCGCAAGTTTTGCCATTTCTATTTTTAACTCTGCTGCCAATAGATTCCTGAATCTGGAAATATCCGCCATGGAAGCAGATGGGAAGGGAAAGATCGTTTCTAGCCCCCGCGTTGTGACTGCTGACCAGACCAAGGCGTCGATAGAACAGGGCACGGAATTCCCTTATCCAGTGACTGCTCCTAATGGCGGAACCGTTATAGCCTTTAAGAAGGCTGTGTTGAAGTTGGAGGTTCTGCCTCAGATAACCCCTGAAGGAAATATTATTCTTGATCTGGATGTGAATAAAGACAGTCCGGGGGAGATTTTGCAAAATGTGCGAGCTATTAATACCAAGCATATTAAAACGCAGGTATTGGTTGAGAATGGTGGAACAGTTGTGATTGGCGGAATTTTTGAGCTTTTTGAAGATGATGCAGAAGCCAAAGTTCCGTTTCTGGGGGATATTCCAGGTGTTGGGAATTTGTTCAAAACAAAAACTAAGCAAGCGAATAAGCAAGAAATGCTTATATTTATTACGCCGAAGGTGATTACTGAACGTGCTGCGGTTCGTTGA
- a CDS encoding PilN domain-containing protein translates to MILINLLPHREAARKRRKEAFQATMFASFLIGLAIAGAIYWWFQMMITAQQERNTFLQSEIKILEGQIKEIATIEDEIAALRARQKAVEDLQSDRNLPVHLLNELVRQIPEGAYVTSIKQTEQVIAMQGVAQSNERVSEMLRNLTDNTPWLSKPELVEIVASNVALSSKDQRRVSSFNLRFRLMRTGEAQKVKDAASAAIGK, encoded by the coding sequence GTGATATTGATCAACTTACTTCCTCACCGGGAAGCTGCGCGCAAACGTCGAAAAGAGGCCTTTCAGGCCACGATGTTTGCATCGTTTCTCATCGGCTTGGCTATTGCGGGTGCGATTTACTGGTGGTTTCAGATGATGATCACAGCTCAGCAGGAGCGAAATACATTCTTGCAGAGCGAAATTAAAATTCTTGAAGGGCAGATCAAGGAAATCGCGACGATTGAAGATGAGATTGCTGCTCTGCGGGCAAGACAAAAAGCTGTGGAAGATCTTCAATCTGACCGCAATCTGCCCGTTCATTTGCTCAATGAGCTTGTGCGCCAGATACCGGAGGGTGCGTATGTGACCAGCATCAAGCAAACTGAGCAGGTCATTGCCATGCAAGGTGTCGCTCAATCCAATGAGCGTGTTTCTGAAATGCTCCGAAACCTCACGGATAACACTCCTTGGTTGTCGAAGCCGGAATTGGTAGAGATTGTGGCAAGTAACGTTGCGCTTTCCTCCAAGGATCAGCGCCGGGTCTCATCCTTCAATCTGCGCTTCCGGCTGATGCGCACCGGGGAAGCACAAAAAGTAAAAGACGCTGCCAGCGCCGCGATTGGGAAATAA
- a CDS encoding pilus assembly protein PilM translates to MSSMGSLFSRQSAPLLGIDISSSSVKLVELGRDKAGSLVLERCAIEPLERGWITDGNIEKFDEVADALRRLVKKSGTRTKNVALALPPSAVITKKITLPGGMTEQELEVQVESEANQYIPFSLDEVSLDFCVIGPSKNAPGDVDVLIAASRREKVQDRQGLAEAAGLKPVVVDIESHASRLAAGRLIEALPKKGVDAMVALFEVGALTTSMQVIRNEEVLYDRDQAFGGAQLTQLIVRQYGFSIEEAESKKRNGDLPEDYQSAVLRPFVDSMAQEIGRALQFFFTSTPHNRVDHIMLAGGSAPLPGLTEAVTQQTGFACSAVNPFDGMEIGSSVRLKKMVREAPSYLTSCGLAMRRFLQ, encoded by the coding sequence TTGAGCTCAATGGGGTCTTTGTTCAGTCGCCAGTCTGCGCCGCTGCTGGGAATCGACATCAGTTCTTCCAGCGTCAAACTGGTCGAGCTGGGGCGTGATAAGGCGGGCAGTCTGGTGCTGGAGCGCTGTGCGATCGAGCCGCTGGAGCGCGGGTGGATCACCGATGGCAACATCGAGAAGTTCGATGAGGTCGCTGATGCCCTGCGCCGACTGGTCAAGAAAAGCGGCACGCGCACGAAGAACGTCGCCTTGGCGCTGCCGCCGTCGGCTGTCATCACCAAGAAGATCACGCTGCCAGGCGGGATGACAGAGCAGGAACTCGAAGTTCAGGTCGAGTCCGAGGCCAATCAATACATTCCCTTCTCACTCGACGAAGTGAGTCTGGACTTCTGCGTCATCGGGCCCAGCAAGAACGCTCCTGGCGATGTGGACGTCCTCATTGCCGCGTCGCGCCGCGAGAAGGTACAGGACCGGCAAGGTCTGGCGGAGGCAGCCGGGCTCAAGCCGGTGGTGGTGGACATTGAATCCCATGCGTCCCGTCTGGCCGCAGGCCGCCTTATTGAAGCGTTGCCGAAGAAGGGGGTGGATGCCATGGTCGCGCTTTTTGAAGTGGGAGCCCTGACCACGAGCATGCAGGTCATTCGCAACGAGGAAGTACTTTACGACCGCGACCAGGCATTCGGTGGCGCGCAACTTACCCAACTGATTGTTCGCCAGTACGGGTTCTCCATCGAAGAGGCCGAAAGCAAGAAGCGAAATGGTGACCTTCCTGAAGATTATCAATCTGCCGTCCTTCGACCTTTTGTAGACAGCATGGCACAAGAAATTGGCCGGGCATTGCAGTTCTTCTTCACGAGTACACCCCACAACCGCGTTGATCACATCATGTTGGCCGGAGGATCTGCTCCATTGCCAGGCCTGACAGAAGCAGTGACCCAGCAGACCGGATTCGCGTGCAGCGCCGTCAATCCATTTGACGGCATGGAAATTGGAAGTTCCGTTCGTTTGAAAAAAATGGTGCGTGAAGCACCGTCGTATCTGACCTCATGCGGTCTGGCCATGCGGAGGTTCCTGCAGTGA
- a CDS encoding penicillin-binding protein 1A: protein MPPSPSKSTDKPDSSPAPHRPTWLRWFLRAILWIAGLATAAAFGLALTIAVALAVAYPNLPDISDLADYRPKLPLRVYSAEGALLGEFGEERRNLTPIGEIPKVMKDAVLAIEDARFFQHGGVDYKGVVRAGLANLGRVKSQGASTITMQVARNVYLSSEKTFTRKIYEILLTFKLEHLLSKDQILEIYMNQIYLGNRAYGFAAASEAYFGKPLKSVSVAEAAMLAGLPKAPSAYNPISNPKRARSRQLYIIERMEENGFITAQQATDAKKEELKIRSGPDNTRIHAEYVAEMARQLIFTQYGNEAYTRGLNVYTTLNAAEQEAAYGSLRRGIMDYERRQQYRGPEKFVALPAAAQEVEDAIDDALANHPDNGDVLSAVVLEASPRKIIAARANGDNLEITGDGLKPAQSGLSDKAPPNIKIRRGAVIRVVKTPKNAWEITQLPEVEGAFVALDPRSGAIRALVGGFDFDKNKFNHAAQAWRQPGSSFKPFIYSAALEKGFTPATVINDAPLFFDAGVTGGQPWEPKNYDGKYDGPMSMRTGLAKSKNMISIRILQAVGPKTAQEWVSRFGFDAEKHPAYLTMALGAGSVTPLQMATAYSVFANGGYRVNPWLIAKVTDHKGRVISETTPPVTSEQPRAIDARNAFIMNSLLQEVTRSGTAARAQSTLKRPDLYGKTGTTNDSVDAWFAGYQPTIAAVTWIGYDTPRNLGSRETGGGLSLPVWINFMERALKGVPVMEPTMPAGVVNVGGEWFYEEYARHSGISSVGIDDRSASPAVAPHAPPPAEERNRILDLFRN, encoded by the coding sequence ATGCCGCCCTCTCCATCGAAGTCCACCGACAAGCCGGACTCCTCCCCCGCTCCCCACCGTCCCACCTGGCTTCGTTGGTTCCTGCGTGCAATCCTCTGGATCGCAGGCTTGGCAACTGCAGCCGCTTTCGGGCTGGCGCTGACCATCGCCGTGGCCCTGGCCGTCGCCTACCCGAACCTGCCGGACATTTCCGATCTCGCCGACTATCGGCCCAAGCTTCCCCTGCGCGTCTATTCAGCGGAAGGTGCTTTGCTCGGCGAATTTGGGGAAGAGCGCCGCAATCTCACCCCCATTGGAGAAATCCCCAAGGTCATGAAGGACGCAGTATTGGCCATTGAGGATGCCCGCTTCTTTCAACACGGCGGCGTTGATTACAAGGGCGTGGTTCGCGCTGGCCTCGCCAATCTGGGCCGCGTGAAAAGCCAGGGGGCATCCACTATCACGATGCAGGTTGCACGCAATGTTTACCTCTCTTCAGAGAAAACATTTACACGCAAAATTTACGAAATCTTACTGACATTCAAGCTAGAGCATTTACTGAGCAAGGATCAGATTCTTGAAATTTACATGAATCAGATTTATCTCGGCAATCGCGCTTATGGATTTGCGGCGGCCTCGGAGGCGTATTTTGGCAAGCCATTGAAATCCGTGTCGGTGGCGGAGGCTGCCATGCTGGCCGGCCTGCCCAAGGCGCCCTCCGCGTACAACCCGATCAGCAATCCGAAACGGGCGCGCTCCAGGCAGCTGTACATCATCGAGCGCATGGAGGAGAACGGATTCATCACAGCCCAGCAGGCCACGGACGCCAAGAAGGAAGAACTCAAAATCCGGTCAGGACCGGACAACACCCGGATCCATGCGGAGTACGTCGCCGAGATGGCGCGCCAGCTGATCTTCACGCAGTATGGCAACGAGGCCTACACACGGGGATTGAATGTCTACACGACCCTCAACGCGGCAGAGCAGGAAGCTGCCTATGGGTCGCTGCGCCGGGGCATCATGGACTACGAGCGGCGACAGCAGTACCGGGGGCCGGAGAAGTTCGTGGCCTTGCCCGCCGCAGCCCAGGAGGTCGAGGATGCCATTGACGACGCATTGGCCAATCACCCGGACAACGGGGATGTCCTCTCCGCCGTCGTTCTGGAAGCCTCTCCCCGCAAGATCATTGCGGCCCGGGCCAATGGCGACAACCTCGAGATCACCGGCGACGGCCTGAAGCCCGCGCAGTCGGGCCTCAGCGACAAGGCACCGCCGAACATCAAGATTCGCCGAGGTGCGGTGATCCGGGTCGTGAAGACCCCCAAGAACGCCTGGGAGATCACACAACTGCCTGAAGTCGAGGGCGCGTTCGTGGCCCTGGACCCGCGCAGCGGGGCCATCCGGGCCCTGGTGGGTGGGTTTGACTTTGACAAGAACAAGTTCAATCACGCGGCCCAGGCGTGGCGCCAGCCGGGGTCGAGCTTCAAGCCCTTCATTTATTCCGCAGCGCTGGAGAAGGGGTTCACGCCCGCTACGGTCATCAATGACGCCCCGCTGTTCTTTGACGCCGGCGTCACGGGTGGCCAGCCGTGGGAGCCCAAGAACTACGACGGAAAGTACGACGGGCCCATGAGCATGCGCACCGGCCTGGCCAAGTCCAAGAACATGATCTCGATCCGGATCCTGCAGGCCGTGGGCCCCAAGACGGCCCAGGAATGGGTGTCGCGTTTTGGCTTCGATGCGGAAAAGCACCCGGCCTACCTCACGATGGCCCTGGGCGCGGGTTCGGTCACGCCGCTGCAGATGGCGACCGCCTATTCCGTGTTCGCCAATGGCGGATACCGTGTGAATCCCTGGCTGATCGCCAAGGTCACGGACCACAAGGGCCGCGTGATCTCGGAAACAACGCCACCGGTGACCAGCGAGCAGCCCCGCGCCATCGACGCCCGCAACGCCTTCATCATGAACAGCCTCCTTCAGGAGGTGACACGGTCCGGCACCGCCGCGCGCGCGCAATCCACGCTCAAACGCCCGGACCTTTACGGAAAGACTGGCACCACCAATGATTCGGTCGACGCCTGGTTCGCCGGCTACCAGCCCACCATCGCCGCCGTGACCTGGATTGGTTACGACACGCCCCGCAACCTCGGAAGCCGCGAAACCGGGGGCGGACTCAGCCTGCCGGTATGGATCAATTTCATGGAACGCGCGCTCAAGGGTGTGCCTGTCATGGAACCCACGATGCCGGCTGGCGTCGTCAACGTCGGCGGGGAGTGGTTCTACGAGGAGTACGCCCGCCACAGCGGCATCTCCAGTGTGGGCATTGATGACCGCTCTGCGTCACCGGCGGTGGCCCCGCACGCACCGCCCCCGGCGGAGGAGCGAAACCGCATCCTGGACCTGTTCCGCAACTGA
- a CDS encoding putative Ig domain-containing protein, whose amino-acid sequence MQKRFKILLIATTIALSACGGGGGSPGETQEHYSITLRADKAQLPINIADTMPGLGAYRPYTTTLYVEARKGNLPIPGGEDIFACNVAGGLDSGALYYLDGKAEHETEVDDGNGGKVKIPNAYRNITLGSNAGGNSFHFHAGDQAGNARITCTVQDPLDKQQKSASVEISVGGATGKPASVRLAAQVNDILGTKFNANGILNQMAIQAFVMDDANQPTGSTSGSNVQVRILSGTDAAVGARLVAGSQSGSVLQLPSIGGVALFSLLSGTETGTIFLEMTADRADNNVSNGISEPMVGILPIQVMAARTIAPTIDNKDLGTITKGVPFTAYLEAKNGLPPFTWSATGLPTGLTVDASTGILSGTVSQDAAEREYRVTVTATDKNKISATATITFKVVGGLPEDFAIGDCNSTAVCSLGTAPVGKNFTYSFVSSTTGVTWSFAGLPAWLTAGTSPTAGVLNGVPKVTNCGSQRFLVTATKGVTSVTRTFNVDVVTGSIPPGGVAADYTCP is encoded by the coding sequence ATGCAGAAAAGATTCAAAATTCTCCTGATCGCAACAACCATTGCGCTGTCAGCGTGTGGTGGAGGTGGTGGAAGCCCGGGGGAGACCCAAGAGCACTACAGCATTACTTTACGTGCGGACAAGGCGCAGTTGCCGATCAATATCGCCGACACGATGCCAGGCCTTGGTGCTTACCGACCCTACACGACGACTCTTTATGTTGAGGCTCGCAAGGGAAATTTGCCGATACCTGGTGGCGAAGATATTTTTGCGTGTAATGTAGCGGGAGGTTTGGACTCCGGTGCGTTGTATTATCTGGATGGCAAGGCGGAGCACGAGACAGAAGTTGATGATGGCAATGGTGGGAAAGTGAAAATTCCCAATGCCTATCGAAATATCACGCTAGGATCAAACGCCGGTGGCAATTCTTTTCATTTCCATGCAGGCGATCAAGCAGGAAATGCCCGTATCACATGTACGGTTCAAGATCCGCTGGATAAGCAGCAAAAGTCAGCCAGCGTGGAGATTTCCGTTGGAGGTGCAACGGGCAAGCCTGCCAGCGTCCGTCTGGCAGCCCAAGTCAATGATATTCTGGGAACCAAGTTCAATGCGAACGGTATTCTGAATCAAATGGCCATTCAGGCGTTTGTCATGGATGACGCGAACCAGCCAACTGGCAGCACGTCGGGTTCGAATGTGCAGGTTCGTATTCTCTCGGGAACCGACGCAGCCGTAGGCGCCCGTTTGGTTGCGGGGAGCCAGAGTGGCAGTGTGCTTCAGTTGCCTTCGATTGGCGGGGTTGCACTCTTTTCGCTGCTGAGTGGCACGGAAACCGGTACGATCTTCCTGGAGATGACGGCTGATCGAGCTGACAACAATGTCAGCAATGGCATCTCGGAGCCGATGGTTGGTATTCTCCCGATTCAAGTGATGGCGGCGCGCACAATTGCGCCTACGATCGATAACAAGGATTTGGGAACCATTACTAAGGGTGTTCCATTCACGGCGTACTTGGAGGCGAAGAACGGTTTGCCCCCCTTCACCTGGTCGGCTACCGGTCTGCCAACAGGGCTGACCGTTGATGCGAGTACGGGTATTTTGAGCGGCACGGTAAGCCAAGATGCGGCAGAGCGTGAGTATCGCGTTACGGTGACTGCCACTGATAAGAACAAGATATCTGCAACTGCCACGATTACATTCAAGGTGGTCGGCGGCCTGCCAGAAGACTTTGCCATCGGCGATTGCAATTCCACGGCGGTTTGCTCACTTGGAACTGCGCCTGTCGGTAAAAACTTCACTTATTCGTTCGTCTCGTCGACAACGGGTGTGACATGGTCCTTTGCGGGCTTGCCAGCGTGGTTGACTGCCGGAACATCGCCTACGGCGGGTGTTTTGAATGGCGTACCGAAAGTGACTAATTGTGGTAGCCAACGATTCTTGGTAACGGCGACGAAGGGGGTGACCTCTGTGACTCGCACTTTCAATGTTGACGTTGTGACGGGTTCAATACCTCCTGGTGGTGTGGCGGCAGATTACACGTGCCCTTGA
- the aroB gene encoding 3-dehydroquinate synthase: MSLTAQEVAIDLGDRSYRIAIGGGLLSSATTYDGLPRAGAALIVSNTTVAPLYMAALRAALSERYPQVHEVRLPDGEAHKDWQTVQKIFDVLLERGCDRKTVLFALGGGVVGDMTGFAAASYMRGVPFVQVPTTLLAQVDSSVGGKTAINHPQGKNMIGAFYQPQLVVCDLDVLDTLPPRELSAGLAEVIKYGPIADMAFMEWLEAHIDALLARDRAALVHAVRRSCEIKAWVVGQDERESGLRAILNFGHTFGHAIEAGMGYGAWLHGEGVGAGMVMAAELSHRLGLVDAAFVQRLTVLIARAGLPTQGPVLDSNDNAGRYLELMRVDKKSEAGEIRFVVIDGPGRAALRSAPDRLVRDVIDACCK, from the coding sequence ATGTCCCTTACTGCCCAAGAAGTCGCTATTGACTTAGGTGACCGCAGCTATCGCATTGCGATTGGCGGTGGTCTATTGAGTAGTGCCACCACTTATGATGGCCTGCCGCGCGCCGGTGCCGCATTGATTGTGAGCAATACAACGGTCGCCCCGCTCTATATGGCGGCACTGAGGGCAGCGCTGTCGGAGCGCTACCCGCAGGTTCATGAGGTACGGTTGCCGGATGGCGAAGCACACAAGGACTGGCAGACCGTGCAGAAGATTTTTGATGTGCTGCTGGAGCGCGGCTGCGACCGCAAGACGGTCCTGTTTGCGCTCGGTGGTGGTGTAGTGGGTGATATGACCGGCTTCGCCGCTGCGAGCTACATGCGTGGTGTGCCATTCGTGCAGGTCCCGACCACGTTACTGGCGCAGGTGGATTCATCCGTGGGGGGCAAAACGGCGATCAACCATCCGCAGGGCAAGAACATGATCGGCGCGTTTTATCAGCCTCAGCTGGTGGTGTGCGATCTGGATGTGCTCGACACGCTGCCTCCGCGCGAACTCAGCGCGGGTCTGGCGGAAGTAATCAAGTATGGACCGATCGCGGACATGGCTTTCATGGAATGGCTTGAAGCCCATATCGATGCCCTGCTGGCGCGCGACCGCGCTGCGCTGGTCCACGCCGTGCGTCGCAGTTGTGAGATAAAGGCATGGGTGGTGGGGCAGGACGAACGTGAATCGGGCTTGCGTGCCATTCTGAATTTTGGCCACACCTTTGGACATGCGATCGAAGCCGGAATGGGATATGGCGCTTGGTTGCATGGTGAAGGTGTGGGAGCCGGTATGGTGATGGCAGCTGAGCTGTCGCATCGCCTGGGTCTTGTGGATGCGGCCTTTGTGCAGCGACTCACGGTGCTGATCGCCCGCGCTGGGCTGCCCACCCAAGGACCAGTGCTTGATTCAAACGACAACGCGGGACGCTACCTGGAGCTGATGCGCGTGGACAAGAAATCGGAAGCAGGCGAAATTCGTTTTGTCGTCATCGATGGTCCCGGCCGAGCTGCCCTGCGTTCAGCGCCCGACCGTCTGGTGCGTGACGTGATCGATGCCTGTTGCAAGTGA
- a CDS encoding type 4a pilus biogenesis protein PilO has translation MAKKSKANIDFVALQDGLSRQFRNLDPKDPSLWPVVPKVLLCFFIAAAVATILWFVKINEYEVELTAEVAKEQVLRQDYQSKLIKAVSLEALKRQREQVQQYVIQLEKQLPSKAEMAALLSDINQAGLGRSLQFDLFRPGQVVAREYYAELPIQVRVTGKYHDMGAFASDIAHLSRIVTLNNISITPVAKDGNGVLTMEATARTFRYLDPEEIQAQKQAIKANKK, from the coding sequence ATGGCAAAAAAATCAAAGGCAAATATTGATTTCGTTGCTCTGCAGGACGGTCTTTCTAGGCAATTTCGAAACCTGGACCCTAAAGATCCTTCGTTGTGGCCGGTAGTCCCTAAGGTGCTACTTTGCTTCTTTATTGCAGCGGCTGTAGCAACTATCTTATGGTTCGTAAAAATCAATGAGTATGAGGTGGAGCTCACTGCTGAAGTGGCGAAGGAGCAAGTTCTTCGTCAGGACTATCAATCTAAATTGATTAAGGCGGTGAGCTTGGAGGCGTTGAAGCGACAGAGAGAGCAGGTTCAGCAATACGTGATTCAGCTTGAAAAACAGTTGCCGAGTAAGGCTGAGATGGCGGCGCTCTTGTCCGATATCAATCAGGCGGGGCTCGGTCGGAGCTTGCAGTTCGACCTGTTTCGACCGGGGCAAGTGGTCGCAAGGGAGTATTACGCCGAGTTGCCAATCCAGGTGCGTGTCACGGGGAAGTACCATGATATGGGAGCGTTCGCATCAGATATCGCTCATCTTTCTCGAATTGTCACTCTGAATAATATATCAATAACTCCTGTTGCAAAGGATGGTAACGGAGTCCTGACAATGGAAGCGACGGCGCGTACTTTCAGGTATCTTGATCCAGAAGAAATTCAGGCTCAGAAGCAGGCGATAAAGGCTAATAAAAAATGA